One Candidatus Vicinibacter affinis DNA window includes the following coding sequences:
- a CDS encoding NADH-quinone oxidoreductase subunit C, with protein MSGISHEQISSHVTTQLGDVLTMIPDEYGIFTAEVPLNQLYRVVHFLFKDPALEFNFLTDICGVHYPDDADRELAVVYHIQSMRHNTRMRLKVFVPITKPEVPSLTGIYASANWMERETYDFYGVQFLGHPDLRRILNMDEMVDFPLRKEFPLEDPLREDKKDYHFGR; from the coding sequence ATGAGCGGAATTAGCCACGAACAGATTTCCAGTCATGTGACTACCCAACTTGGGGACGTCTTAACCATGATCCCGGATGAATATGGAATATTTACAGCCGAGGTTCCTTTAAATCAGCTATACCGGGTCGTGCATTTTTTGTTTAAAGATCCGGCCCTGGAATTTAACTTTCTCACAGACATCTGTGGGGTGCATTATCCTGATGATGCGGACAGGGAGCTTGCCGTTGTTTACCATATCCAAAGTATGAGGCACAACACCCGGATGCGTTTAAAAGTTTTTGTCCCGATCACCAAACCGGAAGTGCCAAGCCTCACCGGAATTTATGCCTCTGCCAACTGGATGGAGCGCGAGACTTATGACTTTTATGGAGTGCAGTTTTTGGGACATCCTGATTTGAGGAGAATACTCAATATGGACGAAATGGTTGATTTTCCATTGAGGAAAGAATTTCCGTTGGAAGATCCGCTTAGGGAGGATAAAAAAGATTATCATTTTGGCAGATAG
- a CDS encoding T9SS type A sorting domain-containing protein, with the protein MNRIFTAFLFLVFISMNTNVNAQAVRKVLIEEWTSATCPPCATTNPLFDPLLESFGEKVVVLKYQSYIPVTGDPMYAANTTESQARHTYYGINSAPSSRIDGKTNGNGHPILFVQDPTPINNRLAVTSPIEMSVAHSLTLDNGKDTLEITVNIKNVSAVDFTGTNYFLQVAITEKDVRFPKQAATNGETEFTNVMRKMVPNASGTKLVDPIAPGATKTITFKVAKPAYIYSLNQLGVVAFVQNNATSGADAKSVIQAAESFAVEPKGTPYYDVAMTLTNVKNRVSNCDATISYEMTIENLSTGTDTIKSIDFIQLNSGAARPKVTWNGILLPGQKVVHTINNLAIAFGAATFNMYIDKINNGALKDVNVINNFKDQTSFLTFPAGTIGTTLSQSFETGTGTTASPTTYFIANGLRIFRASAAQGNNFPTPLGGFGQSIWNVFFAFSDGGVGPNASLVIDKLDLSGGVKTQMEWNYAYAVKDGVGSTDNMEISVSPDCGDSWSVVYSKSGEDLASVPSVDIVNSHIPGFWLPLPDQWKQEKLDLSAFDGTPELMIRFKGTAGGGWGYFLDDVNVKNASGVNVQDPGIISSMNVFPNPVNDQINLELRMAESAKAAISLYDMNGKRVAVLGSEKNLNSGFNTLSFPVNLESGLYQLEVRTAKGIQTQKITVF; encoded by the coding sequence ATGAATAGAATTTTTACCGCATTTCTCTTTCTGGTGTTTATATCCATGAATACCAACGTAAATGCTCAGGCTGTCAGAAAGGTCCTGATCGAAGAATGGACTTCGGCAACCTGCCCACCCTGCGCAACCACCAATCCACTTTTTGACCCCCTCCTTGAATCATTTGGTGAAAAAGTAGTGGTACTGAAGTATCAGTCTTACATCCCTGTTACAGGAGATCCGATGTATGCCGCCAATACCACTGAATCTCAGGCAAGACATACTTACTACGGAATCAATTCTGCACCTTCCAGCCGCATAGATGGTAAAACCAACGGAAATGGACATCCGATTCTGTTCGTACAGGACCCTACTCCTATCAACAACCGATTGGCTGTAACCTCACCGATTGAAATGAGCGTAGCGCATTCTCTTACACTCGACAATGGTAAAGACACGCTGGAAATCACGGTTAACATTAAAAATGTAAGTGCTGTTGATTTTACCGGAACTAATTATTTCCTTCAGGTAGCCATTACCGAAAAGGACGTTAGATTTCCAAAACAAGCTGCTACCAATGGTGAAACTGAATTTACCAACGTAATGAGGAAAATGGTACCAAATGCTTCCGGAACAAAATTGGTGGATCCGATTGCGCCGGGTGCAACCAAAACCATCACTTTCAAAGTTGCAAAACCAGCCTACATCTACTCCTTAAATCAATTGGGTGTGGTTGCTTTTGTTCAAAACAATGCCACCTCTGGTGCTGATGCAAAATCTGTGATCCAGGCTGCTGAAAGCTTTGCCGTTGAACCAAAAGGAACTCCTTATTACGATGTGGCCATGACCCTGACCAATGTTAAAAACAGAGTTTCCAATTGCGATGCAACGATTTCTTATGAAATGACCATCGAAAATCTTTCTACCGGTACGGATACCATTAAGTCAATAGATTTCATCCAATTGAATTCAGGTGCTGCCCGTCCTAAAGTGACCTGGAACGGAATACTATTGCCTGGCCAAAAAGTAGTACACACCATCAATAACTTAGCCATTGCATTCGGTGCAGCTACATTCAATATGTATATTGACAAAATCAACAATGGTGCTTTGAAGGATGTGAATGTGATCAACAATTTTAAAGATCAGACTTCTTTCCTGACATTCCCAGCAGGTACCATTGGAACTACACTTTCTCAATCGTTTGAGACAGGTACAGGTACAACTGCGTCTCCAACTACTTATTTTATTGCCAATGGTCTGAGAATTTTCAGAGCCAGCGCTGCTCAGGGGAATAACTTCCCTACTCCATTGGGTGGGTTTGGACAATCCATATGGAACGTATTCTTCGCATTCTCTGACGGTGGAGTAGGACCTAATGCCAGTTTGGTGATCGATAAGTTAGACCTTTCAGGTGGTGTAAAAACCCAGATGGAATGGAATTATGCTTATGCAGTAAAAGATGGTGTTGGAAGTACCGATAATATGGAAATCTCAGTTTCTCCTGACTGCGGAGACAGCTGGTCGGTTGTTTACTCCAAATCCGGAGAAGACTTAGCTTCTGTTCCGTCTGTTGACATCGTTAACAGCCACATTCCTGGATTTTGGTTGCCACTTCCTGACCAATGGAAACAGGAAAAATTGGATCTTTCTGCTTTCGACGGTACCCCTGAATTAATGATCAGGTTTAAAGGTACTGCCGGTGGTGGTTGGGGATATTTCCTGGATGACGTAAATGTGAAAAATGCTTCTGGCGTTAACGTTCAGGATCCCGGTATCATTTCTTCCATGAATGTATTTCCTAATCCTGTGAATGACCAGATTAATCTTGAATTGAGAATGGCCGAGTCTGCAAAAGCTGCGATCAGCCTTTATGACATGAACGGCAAACGTGTTGCAGTACTTGGATCTGAGAAAAACCTCAATTCAGGTTTCAATACGCTCTCCTTCCCGGTAAATCTTGAATCAGGCTTATACCAATTGGAAGTGAGAACTGCCAAAGGCATTCAAACTCAGAAAATCACTGTATTCTAA
- a CDS encoding NAD(P)/FAD-dependent oxidoreductase produces the protein MSKIAIIGNGISGVTAARFIRKNSMHEVVLISEESEYFFSRTALMYVYMGHMRWKDIQPYERGFWKKNKIDLIQARAESIQFDKKCIQLNNGSTVNYDYLILATGSKSNKYGWPGQDLSGVRGLYHKQDLEYLERCSSGIRRAVIVGGGLIGIELAEMFQSRNIPVSFLVREPQFWSMILPEEESKMISRHILQHGIDLRLNSQLKEINGDEAGKVHSVTLDSGEEIKCDYVGLTAGVSPNIKFIESSEIETDRGILVDEYLRTNIPDVFAIGDCAQLRNPRRGRRDVEAVWYTGRMMGECVAQTICGEQKIYDPGIWFNSAKFFDIEYQVYGQVPSKMTDDLESFYWAHENGKKSIRIVYEKIQQTVVGFNLMGIRFRHEVCEQWILRKSTLDKVLEEIRLAFFDPEFYEDCSAAILENYCKKFGKKIEATAGWRLDEANLFLNKNNQKT, from the coding sequence ATGTCGAAGATTGCAATAATCGGAAACGGTATTTCCGGAGTTACCGCAGCGAGGTTTATCAGAAAAAATTCAATGCATGAGGTAGTCCTGATTTCAGAAGAGTCTGAATATTTTTTTAGTCGTACTGCCCTGATGTATGTGTACATGGGACACATGCGGTGGAAAGACATACAACCTTATGAGCGAGGTTTTTGGAAAAAAAATAAAATTGATTTGATTCAAGCTCGTGCGGAAAGTATCCAATTTGATAAAAAGTGCATCCAGCTAAATAATGGATCCACTGTGAATTATGATTATCTCATCCTGGCTACCGGCTCAAAGTCTAATAAGTACGGATGGCCTGGTCAGGACTTGTCGGGCGTGCGTGGCTTGTATCATAAGCAGGATTTGGAATATCTGGAGCGTTGTTCTTCCGGGATCCGGCGTGCGGTCATCGTGGGAGGAGGATTGATTGGGATTGAGTTGGCCGAAATGTTTCAGTCCAGGAATATTCCGGTGAGCTTTCTTGTGAGGGAGCCACAATTCTGGTCCATGATTTTACCCGAGGAAGAATCTAAGATGATCAGCCGGCACATTCTGCAGCATGGAATAGATCTTAGATTAAATAGTCAGTTGAAAGAAATAAATGGAGACGAAGCAGGAAAAGTCCACTCCGTTACACTTGATTCGGGGGAAGAAATCAAATGCGATTACGTGGGACTTACGGCTGGAGTGAGTCCCAATATCAAATTTATTGAGTCTTCTGAAATAGAAACTGACCGCGGAATTTTAGTAGATGAATACCTCCGAACAAACATCCCGGACGTATTTGCGATAGGAGATTGTGCACAACTTCGGAATCCACGCAGAGGAAGAAGAGATGTAGAGGCGGTCTGGTACACCGGACGCATGATGGGAGAGTGTGTTGCACAAACTATTTGTGGAGAGCAAAAAATTTATGATCCCGGCATTTGGTTTAATTCTGCAAAGTTTTTTGACATAGAGTACCAGGTTTATGGTCAGGTGCCATCAAAGATGACAGATGATTTGGAAAGTTTTTACTGGGCGCATGAAAATGGGAAAAAATCCATCAGAATCGTGTATGAAAAAATACAACAAACGGTCGTTGGATTTAACCTGATGGGCATTCGGTTCAGACACGAAGTGTGCGAACAATGGATACTGCGGAAATCAACTCTGGATAAGGTTTTGGAAGAAATCAGGCTGGCATTTTTTGATCCTGAATTTTATGAAGATTGCAGTGCAGCAATACTGGAAAACTATTGTAAAAAATTCGGAAAAAAAATAGAGGCCACAGCCGGCTGGCGTTTGGATGAGGCCAATCTTTTTTTAAATAAAAATAATCAAAAAACATGA
- a CDS encoding 4Fe-4S binding protein gives MSTFGIKILQKGRNKMWSVVIGFSGFLMLVAATYDLLPVGLFILVISLTLISCGIILYAYEAYRDVPEGIKNNHNFFNSLSSRGWLGWLTGMVLTGFYILLYWFPEYLGQGDKSNTGLVAFFDPLSQLLKKQNASQWFVYGVLYTLAILIMGVKFIWKYKHSKYQLIRTLSVIFFQLAFAFLIPEFMLRLNMPYNDFKNMWPLNYYFFDGWHLQEMMQNGNIGWLMLIWGVLMIVVVSPVLTYFFGKRWYCSWVCGCGGLAETAGDPFRHLSDKSIAAWKVERYLIYSVLVFSVVMTAGVLYSFYSGISSIAGVNTASLRSIYGFLIGSAFSGVIGVGFYPLLGSRVWCRFGCPMAAILGIQQKFFSRFRITTNGGQCISCGNCSTYCEMGIDVRAYAQKGQDIVRASCVGCGVCSAVCPRGVLRLENGSIDIFDRGKKGRNFSQ, from the coding sequence ATGAGCACTTTTGGAATTAAAATTTTGCAAAAAGGGCGAAACAAAATGTGGTCAGTAGTGATTGGATTTTCCGGATTCCTCATGCTTGTTGCTGCAACATACGATCTGCTTCCTGTTGGTTTGTTTATTTTAGTCATCAGTCTTACTTTGATTTCATGTGGGATTATACTGTATGCTTATGAGGCATATCGTGACGTTCCGGAAGGGATAAAAAATAACCATAATTTTTTCAATTCTTTAAGTTCGAGAGGATGGCTTGGATGGCTTACAGGAATGGTGCTTACCGGATTTTATATTTTACTTTATTGGTTTCCGGAATATCTGGGTCAGGGAGACAAAAGTAATACCGGCCTGGTGGCATTCTTTGATCCACTGAGTCAGTTGTTAAAGAAGCAAAATGCCAGTCAGTGGTTTGTATATGGAGTATTGTACACCCTGGCTATCTTGATTATGGGTGTAAAATTTATTTGGAAATACAAACATTCCAAATACCAATTGATAAGGACTTTGTCTGTTATTTTTTTTCAACTGGCCTTTGCCTTTCTCATTCCTGAATTTATGCTAAGGCTTAACATGCCTTACAACGATTTTAAAAACATGTGGCCATTGAATTATTATTTTTTTGATGGCTGGCACTTGCAGGAAATGATGCAGAATGGCAACATAGGTTGGCTGATGTTGATTTGGGGAGTATTGATGATTGTAGTGGTGTCACCGGTCCTCACTTATTTTTTTGGCAAGAGATGGTATTGCAGCTGGGTCTGCGGATGTGGGGGACTTGCTGAAACGGCAGGAGATCCTTTCAGACATTTGTCGGATAAATCGATTGCTGCTTGGAAAGTAGAGAGGTATTTAATTTATTCTGTACTGGTTTTTTCAGTAGTCATGACTGCTGGGGTTCTTTACAGTTTTTATTCCGGAATATCAAGCATAGCCGGAGTCAATACAGCTTCTTTGAGATCCATTTATGGATTTTTAATTGGGTCTGCATTTTCGGGCGTGATAGGAGTAGGATTTTATCCTTTACTGGGCAGCAGGGTGTGGTGTCGTTTTGGATGCCCCATGGCGGCCATTTTGGGTATTCAGCAGAAGTTTTTTTCCAGATTCAGGATCACCACCAACGGCGGTCAGTGCATTTCCTGTGGAAATTGTTCTACCTACTGTGAGATGGGCATTGATGTAAGAGCTTATGCGCAGAAAGGTCAGGACATTGTTCGGGCTTCCTGTGTGGGTTGTGGAGTTTGTTCGGCCGTTTGTCCAAGGGGAGTGTTGCGATTGGAGAATGGCAGTATTGATATTTTTGACAGGGGGAAGAAGGGAAGAAACTTTAGTCAATAG
- a CDS encoding AAA family ATPase, translating to MGILMPHISECKIENYKKLDTFILKDIGRINLITGDNNIGKTTLLESLLVNDNLLYSINFIHKMLCERGIHAHLPVTSKKSDLLIPDYFKKYILNNSAAPLIINYKLKDGSRDDITIFSKKLSELSEIESRQIRKFDYDKLKDVPYYFVQYINNTLKEVQPYYLDDLERKHNDFLLYWPFIWPNTEYSPDLHEFYLKVQLDNKFSNLNIDKRDLLIEYLQLFDNRIEKVELIKFEENSILGVLTRGNKNFFPITRMGSGFIRYFRIVLELLYIDSKDGLETRFFIDEIDNGIHFTKMKGLWKSIFELVLRTNIQLFVTTHSLECLESYAIVANEFEDLKSHIRQIELEEIIQDGKSRLISSTYSLDLIQSGLDSGINLRGGDLWRN from the coding sequence ATGGGAATTTTAATGCCACATATTTCTGAGTGTAAAATTGAAAACTATAAGAAGTTAGATACTTTTATTCTAAAGGATATTGGTAGAATAAATTTAATTACTGGGGATAATAATATTGGCAAAACAACATTGCTTGAATCACTTTTGGTAAATGATAACCTTTTGTATTCAATAAATTTCATTCATAAAATGTTATGCGAAAGAGGTATACACGCACATTTGCCAGTAACTTCTAAGAAATCTGACCTATTAATACCAGATTATTTTAAAAAATATATTCTTAATAACAGCGCGGCTCCACTTATTATTAATTACAAATTGAAAGATGGTAGCCGAGATGATATTACAATTTTTTCAAAAAAATTATCAGAATTATCAGAAATTGAATCACGTCAAATACGAAAGTTCGACTATGACAAATTAAAGGATGTACCGTATTATTTTGTTCAATACATAAACAACACCCTTAAAGAAGTGCAACCTTACTACCTTGATGATTTGGAGAGAAAGCACAATGACTTTTTGCTTTATTGGCCATTCATTTGGCCCAATACAGAGTATTCTCCCGATTTGCATGAGTTTTATCTAAAAGTACAATTAGATAATAAATTTAGTAATCTTAATATTGACAAACGGGATTTGTTAATTGAGTATTTGCAATTGTTTGATAATAGGATTGAGAAAGTTGAATTAATCAAGTTTGAAGAGAATTCAATCCTTGGGGTTTTAACAAGAGGCAATAAAAACTTTTTTCCAATCACTAGAATGGGAAGTGGATTTATACGATATTTCAGGATAGTTCTAGAATTATTGTATATAGATTCTAAAGATGGATTGGAAACCAGATTTTTTATTGATGAAATTGATAATGGAATTCATTTTACCAAAATGAAGGGTTTATGGAAATCAATTTTTGAATTAGTCTTGCGGACAAATATTCAACTTTTTGTTACCACTCATAGTTTAGAATGTCTGGAAAGTTATGCTATTGTTGCTAATGAATTTGAAGATTTGAAATCTCATATTCGACAAATTGAATTAGAAGAGATTATTCAAGATGGCAAAAGTAGGTTAATCTCTTCAACTTATTCTTTAGATTTGATACAGAGTGGTTTAGACTCTGGAATAAACTTAAGAGGTGGAGATTTATGGAG
- a CDS encoding NAD(P)H-dependent oxidoreductase subunit E — protein MVFSESRLKEIEEIKHRYPEGRHKSALLPVLHLAQEDHGWLPVDVMDEVAKVLDLHPIEVYEVATFYTMFHVKPVGKYVLEVCRTGPCCNVGAEELIVYLEEKLGIHSGETTKDGLFTIKPVECLAACGTGPVLQIGPEYHYHEHLTKEKIDQLIDDLRAKA, from the coding sequence ATGGTTTTTAGTGAATCAAGATTAAAAGAGATCGAGGAAATTAAGCATCGTTATCCGGAGGGAAGGCACAAGTCTGCTCTGCTGCCTGTGCTGCATCTGGCGCAGGAGGACCACGGGTGGTTACCTGTGGACGTGATGGATGAGGTTGCCAAAGTATTGGATCTGCATCCAATTGAAGTGTACGAGGTGGCTACCTTCTATACTATGTTTCATGTAAAACCGGTGGGGAAATACGTTTTGGAGGTTTGCAGGACGGGACCTTGCTGTAATGTAGGCGCCGAGGAATTGATTGTATACCTGGAAGAAAAATTGGGAATTCATTCAGGGGAGACTACAAAAGATGGTTTGTTTACCATCAAGCCGGTGGAATGTCTGGCGGCTTGTGGCACCGGTCCGGTTCTTCAGATAGGTCCGGAATATCACTACCATGAACACCTTACTAAGGAGAAGATTGATCAACTCATTGATGATTTAAGAGCTAAAGCCTGA
- a CDS encoding T9SS type A sorting domain-containing protein — protein MKNLYFVAFLFCFGSLYGQARFEAEMNPCKLQYIADPMVPDQNCHNRLFNRTRKTLNILWEREDLLVPAGWETYICDSEQCYSSFVTKCPEDNYNKLLVDSNIILDVHIADGGMQGEAHVVLWVFEKEDTTKKLKIDYLFNKTLSTKGFVSNQVIKMYPNPAYNSFTIDFNTGLSRVELYTILGKKVTSYSAQHFKSYDISFLEDGMYMVKLIGSNNQTIKTLRLQKRSLRS, from the coding sequence ATGAAAAATTTATACTTTGTTGCCTTTCTATTTTGCTTTGGAAGTCTTTATGGACAAGCCAGATTTGAAGCCGAAATGAACCCTTGTAAGCTGCAATATATTGCCGACCCCATGGTTCCGGATCAAAATTGCCACAACAGGCTCTTCAACAGAACTAGAAAAACCCTAAATATTCTCTGGGAAAGAGAAGATCTATTGGTTCCTGCCGGATGGGAAACCTACATTTGTGACAGCGAACAATGTTATTCCAGTTTTGTGACCAAATGCCCGGAAGACAACTACAATAAACTTTTGGTGGATTCCAATATCATACTTGATGTGCACATAGCTGATGGCGGGATGCAGGGAGAAGCCCATGTGGTTCTTTGGGTTTTTGAAAAAGAAGACACCACCAAGAAATTAAAAATTGATTACTTGTTTAACAAAACCTTGAGTACAAAAGGGTTTGTAAGCAATCAGGTCATTAAAATGTACCCAAATCCTGCTTACAACTCTTTCACAATTGATTTCAATACCGGCCTGTCAAGAGTCGAACTATATACCATCTTGGGCAAAAAAGTGACCAGCTATTCTGCCCAGCATTTTAAAAGCTATGACATCAGCTTTTTGGAGGATGGGATGTACATGGTGAAACTGATTGGATCCAACAACCAAACGATCAAAACGCTCAGACTTCAGAAAAGATCTTTGCGCTCTTAG
- a CDS encoding NADH-quinone oxidoreductase subunit D: MKTNLEFTAEFHQPDIPDIPYNTLNLGPTHPATHGIFQNVLKLDGERIVSGEQTIGYIHRAFEKIAERRPFYQITPLTDRLNYCSAPINNTGWYLTVEKLLGLKVPKRVDYMRVMVMELARVADHLICNSILGVDTGALTGFTYVYQYREKIYEIYEEICGARLTTNMGRIGGFERDFNPKVFELTRKFLQEFPPVWREFENLLSRNRIFMDRTIGTGGLGVERALNYGFTGPNLRACGIDYDLRTAEPYCSYEDFKFDVPVGTTGDTYDRYVVRNEEIWQSLSLIEQAIKKIEAEPPGVYHADADHYYLPPKQEVYKNMEALIYHFKIIMGEIDAPVGEVYQAVEGANGELGFYLISDGGRTPYRLHFRRPCFIYYQAYPEMVKGQMLSDAIVVMSSLNVIAGELDA, from the coding sequence ATGAAGACCAATCTTGAATTTACAGCAGAATTTCATCAACCGGATATTCCGGATATTCCATACAACACCCTGAATCTGGGTCCTACCCATCCGGCAACGCACGGAATTTTTCAGAATGTGCTTAAGCTGGACGGGGAACGAATAGTGAGTGGAGAACAAACCATCGGATACATTCACCGGGCATTTGAAAAAATAGCAGAAAGAAGACCTTTTTACCAGATTACCCCGCTGACAGATCGTTTGAATTATTGCTCAGCGCCCATAAACAATACCGGTTGGTATTTGACTGTAGAAAAGTTGTTGGGCCTGAAAGTTCCCAAGCGGGTGGATTATATGAGGGTTATGGTCATGGAACTGGCGAGAGTTGCCGACCACCTGATTTGCAACAGTATTCTTGGTGTGGATACCGGAGCCCTTACAGGTTTTACCTATGTGTACCAATACCGAGAAAAAATATACGAGATCTACGAGGAAATTTGTGGTGCCCGTCTGACTACCAACATGGGGCGTATTGGCGGTTTTGAGCGTGATTTCAATCCAAAAGTTTTTGAACTGACCCGAAAGTTTTTGCAGGAGTTTCCCCCTGTTTGGCGTGAATTTGAAAATCTGTTGTCCAGAAACAGAATTTTTATGGACCGCACCATCGGCACTGGTGGCCTGGGTGTTGAAAGGGCTTTAAATTATGGTTTCACAGGTCCTAATCTGAGGGCATGCGGCATCGACTATGACCTGCGCACTGCTGAACCATACTGTTCTTATGAAGATTTCAAATTTGACGTACCGGTAGGCACTACCGGAGATACCTACGACAGATACGTAGTTCGGAACGAAGAGATCTGGCAAAGTTTGAGCCTGATTGAACAAGCCATCAAAAAAATAGAAGCTGAACCTCCCGGCGTGTATCACGCAGACGCTGACCATTATTATCTACCTCCAAAACAGGAAGTATATAAAAATATGGAAGCGTTGATCTATCACTTCAAGATCATCATGGGTGAAATTGATGCACCTGTCGGAGAAGTATATCAGGCTGTGGAAGGTGCTAACGGTGAATTGGGATTTTACCTGATCAGTGACGGCGGAAGGACTCCGTACCGTCTTCATTTCAGAAGGCCTTGCTTCATATATTATCAGGCCTATCCTGAAATGGTGAAGGGACAGATGTTGTCGGATGCCATTGTGGTGATGAGTAGTTTGAATGTGATTGCGGGGGAGCTGGATGCTTGA
- a CDS encoding NADH-quinone oxidoreductase subunit A: MNHMPFDYLPILLQFLVAAAFVVVVLVATHLLGPKSSGVRHDNSFECGLDSVGNARSPFSVKYFMTAILFVLFDVEIIFLYPWAVNFKKLGWFGFAEILVFLTLLMAGFYYVIFKGVLKWETKEERE; this comes from the coding sequence ATGAACCACATGCCTTTTGATTACCTGCCGATTCTCCTTCAGTTTTTAGTAGCAGCCGCATTTGTGGTAGTGGTTCTGGTGGCCACTCACCTGTTGGGTCCTAAATCCAGCGGGGTCCGGCACGACAATTCCTTTGAGTGTGGTCTGGACAGTGTGGGCAATGCCAGGAGTCCTTTCTCAGTAAAGTATTTTATGACCGCCATCTTGTTTGTATTGTTTGATGTGGAGATCATTTTTTTGTACCCATGGGCGGTCAATTTTAAAAAACTGGGGTGGTTTGGATTTGCGGAAATCCTAGTGTTTTTAACCCTTTTGATGGCCGGTTTTTACTATGTCATTTTTAAGGGGGTGCTTAAGTGGGAGACCAAAGAAGAAAGAGAATAG
- a CDS encoding NADH-quinone oxidoreductase subunit B, with protein MSAEIKMAEAPPGIEGQGFFATSLDSVVGLARKNSIWPLPFATSCCGIEFMATMASHYDLARFGSERLSFTPRQADLLMVMGTIAKKMGPVLRQVYEQMNEPRWVIAVGACASSGGIFDTYSVLQGIDRIIPVDVYVPGCPPRPEQIIEGVMRIQDLIGKESIRRRNSEEYKKLMDSYFIK; from the coding sequence ATGAGTGCCGAAATAAAAATGGCTGAAGCGCCACCGGGAATTGAAGGGCAGGGATTTTTTGCCACCTCACTTGACAGTGTGGTGGGATTGGCCAGAAAGAACAGTATTTGGCCGCTTCCGTTTGCTACCTCCTGTTGTGGGATCGAATTCATGGCGACCATGGCTTCGCACTATGACCTGGCGAGGTTTGGTTCCGAAAGATTGAGCTTTACCCCCAGACAAGCGGATCTGCTTATGGTCATGGGTACCATTGCCAAAAAAATGGGACCTGTATTGCGTCAGGTTTATGAGCAAATGAATGAACCACGATGGGTTATTGCAGTAGGGGCCTGTGCGTCCAGTGGAGGCATATTTGACACCTATTCCGTACTCCAGGGTATTGATCGTATTATACCTGTGGACGTCTACGTGCCAGGTTGCCCGCCAAGACCTGAACAGATCATTGAAGGCGTCATGCGAATTCAGGATCTCATCGGAAAGGAAAGTATCCGCAGAAGGAATTCTGAGGAATACAAAAAATTAATGGACTCCTATTTTATCAAATAA
- a CDS encoding 30S ribosomal protein S20 has product MANHKSSLKRIRQNTVTRMANRYYKKSTRTAILKFRELTDAAESKKFLPKVVSMIDRLAKKNTWHKNKASNLKSSLMRHVAKIA; this is encoded by the coding sequence ATGGCAAACCATAAATCTTCCTTAAAAAGAATCCGCCAGAACACGGTCACCAGAATGGCAAACCGTTATTATAAGAAATCTACGCGTACAGCGATCCTGAAATTCAGAGAGTTAACGGATGCGGCAGAGTCTAAAAAGTTCCTACCAAAAGTAGTGAGCATGATCGATAGACTTGCGAAGAAGAACACCTGGCACAAAAACAAAGCAAGCAACCTCAAAAGCAGTTTGATGAGGCATGTAGCCAAAATCGCTTAA
- a CDS encoding 6-carboxytetrahydropterin synthase, translated as MRVAIFRKGHFNAAHRLFNPAWDDEKNREVFGICSNSNFHGHNYDLEVKIMGELNQETGILMHLKQLKEIIETKVEVRFDHKNLNLDCPEFIDKIPTAENICIEIYNIMRKEIAPELDVQIRLYETARNYVEYPV; from the coding sequence ATGAGGGTCGCAATTTTCAGAAAAGGGCATTTCAATGCAGCACACCGGCTTTTTAATCCCGCCTGGGATGATGAAAAGAACAGAGAGGTGTTTGGGATATGCAGTAATTCCAATTTTCATGGGCATAATTATGACCTTGAGGTTAAAATAATGGGAGAGTTAAATCAGGAGACAGGGATACTCATGCATCTGAAGCAACTTAAAGAAATTATAGAAACTAAGGTAGAGGTACGTTTTGACCACAAGAATTTAAATCTGGATTGTCCGGAGTTTATAGATAAGATACCTACTGCAGAAAATATATGCATTGAGATTTATAATATCATGCGAAAAGAAATAGCGCCGGAACTTGATGTGCAGATCAGGTTGTACGAGACTGCCAGAAACTATGTAGAGTACCCTGTTTAG